Proteins from one Buchnera aphidicola (Diuraphis noxia) genomic window:
- the nadD gene encoding nicotinate-nucleotide adenylyltransferase, whose translation MKKLYAIFGGNFDPIHYGHIHLSKQLLKELSLKKIIFLPNENPPHKKKTKTSIVDRLKMIKLAINNHPFFQISYLETNTKKFFYTVDTLKKIRTKIGFLDSLCFIIGEDNLENLHLWKNWKEILLYSHLLIYPRTHIKTNLKIKHWINSHRVTDCSLLHKKSFGLIFCSNMNTINISSSEIRDNYLKGKNPHKLLPPIVHQYILSKKLYV comes from the coding sequence ATGAAAAAATTATATGCAATATTTGGTGGAAATTTTGATCCTATTCATTATGGTCATATTCATCTATCTAAACAATTATTAAAAGAACTATCTCTTAAAAAAATAATATTTTTACCAAATGAAAATCCTCCTCATAAAAAAAAAACTAAAACGTCTATTGTAGATAGATTAAAAATGATTAAATTAGCTATTAATAACCACCCGTTTTTTCAAATTAGTTATTTAGAAACAAACACTAAAAAATTTTTTTATACTGTAGATACATTAAAAAAAATTAGAACAAAAATAGGCTTCTTAGATTCTTTATGTTTTATTATAGGAGAAGATAATTTAGAAAATTTACATCTTTGGAAAAATTGGAAAGAAATATTATTATATTCACATTTATTAATTTATCCTAGAACACACATTAAAACAAACCTTAAAATAAAACATTGGATTAATTCACATCGAGTCACAGATTGTAGTTTACTTCATAAAAAATCATTTGGACTAATTTTCTGTTCAAATATGAATACTATTAATATTTCTTCTAGTGAAATTAGAGATAATTATTTAAAAGGAAAAAATCCTCATAAACTATTGCCGCCTATTGTACATCAATATATCTTATCAAAAAAATTATATGTTTAA
- the tusA gene encoding sulfurtransferase TusA: MKKKYNITLNLIGLRCPEPIMIIRKTLRNMKKNEKILVLSDDPSTKRDIPNFCYFMQHVLLENKIDNKPYYYLLKKGV, encoded by the coding sequence ATGAAAAAAAAATATAATATCACATTAAATTTAATCGGATTAAGATGTCCAGAACCAATTATGATTATAAGAAAAACACTTCGTAACATGAAAAAAAATGAAAAAATATTAGTTTTATCAGATGATCCTTCTACAAAAAGAGATATTCCTAATTTTTGTTATTTTATGCAACATGTTTTATTAGAAAATAAAATTGACAATAAACCTTATTACTATTTATTAAAAAAGGGAGTATAA
- the asd gene encoding aspartate-semialdehyde dehydrogenase, translated as MKSVGFIGWRGMVGSVLMKRMKEENDFLNIRAIFFSTSQSGQAIPSIKNVSNKELQDAYNLELLKEMDIIITCQGSSYTENIYPKLRKTGWSGYWIDASSSLRMHNDSIIVLDPVNSKLIYKSINQGIKTFVGGNCTVSLMLMSLGGLFATELIEWISVSTYQAASGAGARHIIELLKQMGMLYNICSKDLFNDSSILDIEHKVTEVSRSPNFPIDYFSAPLAGSLIPWIDKKMSNGQSREEWKGQSETNKILGLNNQVIIDGLCVRISSLRCHSQSFLIKLKKDLSLDMIKDILKNHNDWIDIIANNPKDTISKLTPSAVTGTLNIPLGRLRKLNMGKRYLSAFTVGDQLLWGAAEPLRRMLNILIAI; from the coding sequence ATAAAATCTGTTGGATTTATAGGTTGGCGAGGAATGGTTGGATCAGTCTTAATGAAGAGAATGAAAGAAGAAAACGATTTTTTAAATATTCGTGCTATTTTTTTTTCAACATCGCAATCTGGTCAAGCTATTCCTTCAATAAAAAACGTATCAAACAAAGAATTACAAGATGCTTATAATCTTGAACTATTAAAAGAAATGGATATTATTATCACATGTCAAGGAAGTTCGTATACTGAAAATATTTATCCCAAATTACGAAAAACCGGTTGGTCAGGTTATTGGATAGATGCATCTTCTAGTTTACGTATGCACAACGATTCTATTATTGTCTTAGACCCAGTTAATTCTAAACTTATATATAAATCTATAAACCAAGGAATTAAGACTTTTGTTGGAGGAAATTGTACAGTTAGTTTAATGTTGATGTCACTAGGAGGATTATTTGCAACAGAATTAATTGAATGGATTTCCGTTTCTACTTATCAAGCTGCATCTGGTGCAGGTGCTCGTCATATAATAGAATTATTAAAACAAATGGGTATGCTATATAACATTTGTTCTAAAGATTTATTCAACGACTCTTCAATTTTAGATATCGAACATAAAGTAACCGAAGTTTCTCGTAGTCCTAATTTTCCTATAGACTATTTTTCAGCCCCGTTAGCTGGTAGTTTGATACCATGGATTGATAAAAAAATGAGTAATGGTCAAAGTCGTGAAGAATGGAAAGGTCAATCTGAAACTAATAAAATTTTAGGTTTAAATAATCAAGTTATTATTGATGGTTTGTGTGTAAGGATAAGCTCACTTCGATGTCATAGTCAATCATTTTTAATTAAATTAAAAAAAGATCTTTCTTTAGATATGATTAAAGATATTTTAAAAAACCATAATGATTGGATTGATATTATTGCGAATAATCCTAAAGATACCATATCAAAATTAACTCCATCCGCTGTAACTGGAACTTTAAATATTCCTCTTGGGCGTTTAAGAAAATTAAATATGGGTAAAAGATATTTATCTGCGTTTACAGTGGGAGATCAATTGTTATGGGGAGCTGCAGAACCTTTGAGAAGAATGTTAAATATATTAATAGCAATATAA
- a CDS encoding YhgN family NAAT transporter — translation MNEIISTTILLILIMDPLGNLPIFMTILKHLEEKRRRIVVIREMIIALIIMLLFLFIGEKILIILNLKTETVSISGGIILFLIAVKMIFPPEENQNNTTNHEEPFLVPLAIPLVAGPSLLATLMLLSHQYLNHMFYLVGSLLIAWCFTIITLLLSGSFLKLFGTKGVNALERLMGLILIMLSTQMFLDGIKIWFKN, via the coding sequence ATGAATGAAATAATTTCAACAACAATATTGTTAATTCTAATTATGGATCCTTTAGGAAATCTTCCAATATTCATGACTATATTAAAACATTTAGAAGAAAAAAGAAGAAGGATTGTAGTTATAAGAGAAATGATTATAGCATTAATTATTATGTTATTATTTTTATTTATTGGAGAAAAAATACTCATCATCTTAAATTTAAAAACTGAAACTGTTTCAATATCTGGTGGGATTATTCTTTTTTTAATTGCTGTCAAAATGATTTTTCCACCTGAAGAAAATCAAAATAATACTACTAATCATGAAGAGCCTTTTTTAGTTCCTTTAGCTATTCCATTAGTTGCAGGACCATCTTTGTTAGCAACTTTAATGCTATTATCACATCAATATTTAAACCATATGTTTTATTTGGTAGGATCATTGCTAATAGCATGGTGCTTTACTATTATTACATTATTATTGTCTGGTTCATTTTTAAAACTATTTGGAACGAAAGGAGTTAATGCCTTAGAACGTCTTATGGGTTTAATTTTAATCATGCTTTCTACTCAAATGTTTCTCGACGGAATTAAAATTTGGTTTAAGAATTAA